The Parabacteroides sp. AD58 genome includes a window with the following:
- a CDS encoding helix-turn-helix domain-containing protein, with translation MENELPKIDLPEDVLTGVLTDSVILNLYAHFPCRIKAEIVVLCKKGDIDASINLVDYHVSDNSFLVVLPGSIFQVNQIRGDVEIYFAGFSSDFLRSLNPVKSLLDITYTIKHNPVVPLKEEMVELIEDYFKLGIRTKEHFSLENRELSRHLYYCLIYAISSLYSNRKVDTGNLSPAERISQDFGQLVLDHYTKEKNVAFYASKLGITAAYLSTIVKQTTGRTCMEIISNMVIMDAKAQLKSTNLPIYQIADSLNFNNVSFFGKYFKRYVGVSPQEYRNSKSND, from the coding sequence ATGGAAAACGAATTGCCTAAAATAGATTTGCCGGAAGATGTTTTGACTGGTGTCCTGACTGATTCAGTCATTTTGAACTTATATGCCCATTTCCCTTGCCGGATCAAGGCGGAGATTGTGGTGCTGTGTAAGAAAGGTGACATTGACGCTTCTATCAATCTGGTCGACTATCATGTCTCTGACAATTCGTTTTTGGTGGTTTTACCGGGTAGTATCTTTCAGGTGAATCAGATTCGTGGGGATGTGGAGATTTATTTTGCTGGTTTTTCATCAGACTTTCTCCGTTCGCTCAATCCTGTTAAATCGTTGCTGGATATTACTTATACTATCAAACATAATCCGGTTGTGCCTCTCAAGGAAGAAATGGTGGAACTGATTGAAGATTATTTTAAATTGGGGATTCGGACAAAAGAACATTTTAGCCTTGAGAACCGGGAGCTCTCTCGCCATTTGTATTATTGTCTCATTTATGCGATCAGTTCGCTTTACAGTAACCGTAAGGTGGATACGGGTAATTTATCGCCTGCCGAACGGATCAGTCAGGATTTCGGGCAACTGGTACTGGATCATTATACCAAGGAGAAGAATGTTGCTTTTTATGCCAGTAAATTAGGTATTACAGCGGCTTATCTGAGTACGATTGTCAAACAGACTACAGGGCGCACATGTATGGAAATTATATCCAATATGGTAATCATGGATGCCAAAGCACAATTAAAATCAACGAACCTGCCGATCTATCAGATAGCCGATTCGTTGAATTTCAATAATGTCTCTTTCTTTGGCAAGTATTTCAAGCGGTATGTGGGTGTCAGTCCGCAGGAATACCGGAACAGTAAGTCGAACGACTGA
- a CDS encoding S28 family serine protease, which translates to MKRKLNLLFLSFFCVLLAMAAPGELKEKLQSLQGVSDIETLKTELYPEKYLVRVTQEVDPIGKQAGTFKQRVVLCHIGFDRPTVLVTEGYGGAYALRENYQEELSKLLNANVVFVEYRYFLESKPDPLNWDYLTAENSAYDLHHITELFKQIYKGKWISTGISKGGQTTTLYRAYFPDDVDFSVPYVAPLNRGVEDGRHEIFLEKVGTKAERKKIRDFQMEILKRRSELMPLFEAYVKEKGYVFRVPTDEIYDYSVLEYPFALWQWGTSVNTIPALNSDKETLFKHWMQISDPSYFSIGQDTEPFNVQAARELGYYGYDTKPFEKYLYIKSSKGYLNRIMLPDELRDKIEFRPELYQKVYNFLKDNDPKMIFIYGEIDPWSATRIPIFKGKKNEQVYIQPRGSHRSRISNMPEDIKEKIMKQINEWLAE; encoded by the coding sequence ATGAAGAGAAAACTGAATTTATTATTTCTTTCATTCTTCTGCGTGTTGCTGGCAATGGCTGCCCCCGGTGAACTGAAAGAAAAGCTGCAGTCTTTACAAGGAGTGAGCGATATCGAGACCCTGAAGACAGAGTTGTATCCCGAAAAATACCTGGTACGTGTAACACAAGAGGTCGATCCTATAGGTAAACAAGCAGGAACCTTCAAACAGCGGGTCGTATTATGCCATATCGGATTTGACCGTCCGACAGTTTTGGTGACAGAAGGATATGGCGGAGCATATGCACTGCGCGAGAACTACCAGGAAGAACTTTCCAAACTTTTGAATGCCAACGTTGTCTTTGTTGAATACCGTTATTTTCTTGAATCCAAGCCAGATCCTCTCAATTGGGACTATCTGACTGCTGAAAACTCAGCATACGATTTACATCATATTACTGAACTTTTTAAGCAGATCTATAAAGGCAAATGGATCAGCACAGGCATCAGCAAAGGAGGACAGACAACAACACTTTATCGGGCCTATTTCCCGGATGACGTAGACTTCTCTGTTCCTTATGTTGCTCCTTTAAACCGAGGAGTAGAAGACGGACGCCACGAGATCTTCCTTGAAAAAGTAGGAACCAAGGCCGAACGTAAAAAGATTCGGGACTTCCAGATGGAAATTCTGAAACGCAGAAGTGAATTGATGCCGTTATTTGAAGCTTATGTAAAAGAAAAAGGATATGTATTCCGCGTTCCTACTGACGAGATCTATGATTACAGTGTCCTTGAATATCCGTTCGCTCTCTGGCAATGGGGTACTTCGGTAAATACCATACCGGCTTTAAATTCTGATAAAGAGACATTGTTTAAACACTGGATGCAAATCAGTGATCCTTCCTATTTCTCCATCGGTCAGGATACTGAACCTTTCAATGTTCAAGCAGCCCGCGAATTGGGATATTATGGATATGATACTAAACCTTTCGAAAAATATCTCTATATCAAAAGCAGCAAAGGTTATTTGAACCGTATCATGCTGCCCGACGAGTTACGGGATAAAATCGAATTCCGCCCGGAATTATATCAGAAAGTCTATAACTTCTTGAAAGATAATGACCCGAAAATGATCTTTATCTACGGTGAAATCGATCCATGGAGTGCAACCCGTATTCCTATTTTCAAAGGGAAGAAAAATGAGCAGGTTTATATCCAGCCACGTGGCAGTCACCGCTCACGCATCAGCAACATGCCGGAAGACATAAAGGAAAAGATCATGAAACAAATAAACGAATGGCTGGCGGAATAA
- the queG gene encoding tRNA epoxyqueuosine(34) reductase QueG yields MSDQIAMTSQKIKEEATRLGFSACGIARVEPVEEEMRRLDAWLAKGYQAGMAYLANHREIRRDPQGLVEGARSIISVALNYYPACKRDPDQPHIAYYAYGQDYHVVVKEKLRQLWQYVVRNLPEGTAEEARVFTDSAPLLERYWAWKAGLGWIGKNTQLILPGKGSFFFLGEIVTTWEADAYDEPVPSRCGSCDRCLRACPTGALEKAFTLNANHCLSYLTIENREDIPPREAQLLGDRLYGCDTCQQVCPWNRFSQPTQEAAFQPSEALLRLQKEDLKMFTKDDYSRIFAKSAVKRAKYEGLLRTIKHLKLE; encoded by the coding sequence ATGAGTGATCAAATAGCTATGACATCTCAAAAGATCAAGGAAGAGGCAACTCGGCTGGGATTTTCAGCCTGCGGTATCGCCCGGGTAGAGCCGGTGGAAGAGGAGATGCGACGACTGGATGCCTGGCTGGCGAAAGGCTACCAGGCAGGAATGGCTTATCTGGCAAACCATCGGGAGATACGTCGTGACCCGCAAGGACTGGTGGAAGGCGCACGAAGCATCATATCAGTCGCCCTGAATTATTATCCGGCTTGCAAACGTGATCCAGATCAGCCCCATATTGCCTATTATGCCTATGGACAGGATTACCATGTAGTGGTCAAAGAAAAGCTCCGCCAGCTCTGGCAGTATGTGGTCCGGAACCTCCCGGAGGGAACGGCAGAAGAGGCCCGTGTCTTTACCGACTCAGCCCCTTTGTTGGAGCGCTATTGGGCGTGGAAAGCCGGACTGGGATGGATTGGAAAAAATACCCAGCTGATTCTGCCGGGGAAAGGCTCATTTTTCTTCTTGGGAGAGATCGTGACAACCTGGGAAGCCGATGCTTACGACGAGCCTGTCCCGTCACGCTGCGGGAGCTGCGACCGTTGTCTGCGGGCCTGTCCAACCGGAGCATTAGAAAAAGCCTTTACCCTGAATGCCAATCACTGCCTGTCGTATCTGACAATTGAAAACCGGGAAGATATTCCGCCCAGAGAAGCCCAACTACTAGGAGATCGGTTGTATGGCTGCGACACTTGCCAGCAGGTCTGCCCCTGGAACCGTTTTTCCCAACCAACCCAAGAAGCGGCCTTTCAACCTTCGGAAGCTCTTCTCCGTCTCCAAAAAGAAGACCTGAAAATGTTCACAAAAGACGATTATAGTCGTATCTTTGCCAAGTCGGCCGTCAAACGGGCGAAATATGAAGGATTGTTACGAACCATCAAACATTTAAAATTAGAATAA
- a CDS encoding Fic family protein translates to MQTELEKLISLYRELEIDKQIDYDKFYLYSLITHSTAIEGSTITELENQIMFDQGISLKGKTITEQNMNLDLKNAYETAIKLVHVHTDITIDLLKSLSALVMKNTGQEYKTALGDFSSAQGDLRLLNVTAGVGGKSYINYSKVPIKLTEFCNWLNQERKNYVNKSMAQLYELSFDAHYHLVTIHPWADGNGRMARLVMNMLQFEFGLIPTKILKGDKEEYIKALVETRENDDLSIFRKFMTATMVKNLTHDIETYRNSIEDIQDSREKLTEIREKKMKSREKIISLLSQDNSLSAAALAERIGITPKAVEKHIAKMKAEGILKRVGPDKGGHWQMIEKID, encoded by the coding sequence ATGCAAACCGAACTCGAAAAATTGATTTCCCTGTATCGGGAATTGGAAATAGACAAGCAGATAGATTATGACAAGTTCTATTTGTATTCACTTATTACCCATTCTACGGCTATCGAGGGATCGACTATAACAGAGCTTGAAAATCAAATCATGTTCGACCAGGGAATCAGCCTGAAAGGGAAAACTATCACAGAGCAGAACATGAATCTTGATCTTAAAAACGCTTATGAAACGGCTATAAAATTGGTTCATGTACATACTGATATCACCATTGATCTGCTGAAAAGTCTTTCTGCTCTTGTCATGAAGAATACCGGACAGGAGTATAAGACGGCATTGGGAGATTTTTCATCTGCACAGGGAGACTTGCGTCTGTTGAATGTTACGGCAGGAGTCGGAGGCAAATCATATATAAACTACAGTAAAGTCCCGATAAAACTCACAGAGTTTTGTAATTGGTTGAATCAAGAACGAAAAAATTATGTAAATAAAAGCATGGCGCAATTGTACGAGCTCAGCTTTGATGCTCATTATCATTTGGTGACCATACATCCGTGGGCTGATGGTAACGGCAGAATGGCACGTCTTGTAATGAACATGCTTCAATTTGAGTTTGGGCTGATTCCAACCAAAATCCTTAAGGGTGATAAGGAAGAATATATCAAAGCATTGGTGGAAACCCGGGAAAATGATGATTTAAGTATATTCCGGAAATTTATGACTGCCACTATGGTCAAGAACCTTACTCATGACATTGAAACTTATCGTAATTCCATTGAAGATATTCAGGATAGTAGGGAGAAACTGACAGAAATTAGGGAGAAAAAGATGAAAAGCAGGGAGAAAATCATCTCTCTGCTATCTCAAGATAATTCATTAAGTGCGGCTGCCCTTGCCGAGCGGATAGGTATAACCCCCAAAGCAGTGGAAAAGCATATCGCCAAGATGAAGGCAGAAGGAATACTCAAGCGCGTTGGGCCGGATAAAGGTGGGCACTGGCAGATGATAGAAAAAATAGATTAG
- a CDS encoding polysaccharide deacetylase family protein — MFIEQPPWFYRALFPGVTWRIPAQPKCVYLTFDDGPIPEVTPWVIDILDQYGVKATFFMVGDNVRKHPDIYRMVVERGHRIGNHTFNHIQGIRFLTRNYLANTDKAAEWIPSNLFRPPHGHMRIPQVFKLRKKYRIIMWDVVTRDYSPRLTPPQVLDNVKRYVRNGSIIVFHDSLKAEKNMRYAMPKAIEWLLQEGYEFRVFE, encoded by the coding sequence ATGTTTATCGAACAACCGCCCTGGTTTTACAGGGCTTTGTTCCCGGGGGTAACCTGGAGAATTCCGGCACAGCCGAAGTGTGTGTATCTCACCTTTGACGACGGCCCAATTCCCGAGGTTACCCCTTGGGTTATAGATATATTGGACCAGTACGGCGTGAAGGCGACCTTCTTCATGGTGGGAGATAATGTGCGTAAGCATCCGGATATCTACCGGATGGTGGTCGAGCGGGGACACCGTATCGGCAACCATACCTTCAATCACATCCAAGGAATCCGCTTCCTGACCCGTAATTATCTGGCAAATACTGACAAGGCTGCCGAGTGGATCCCGAGTAATCTGTTCCGTCCGCCCCATGGGCACATGCGTATCCCGCAGGTCTTCAAGCTGCGGAAAAAATACCGCATCATCATGTGGGATGTCGTGACCCGCGATTACAGTCCGCGGCTTACGCCCCCACAAGTACTCGACAACGTGAAGCGATACGTCCGTAACGGATCAATCATCGTGTTCCACGACTCACTCAAAGCCGAGAAAAACATGCGTTATGCCATGCCCAAGGCCATCGAATGGTTGTTGCAGGAAGGATACGAATTCCGCGTTTTTGAATAA